CCTTCACCGCTTCGGCGCTCTGCACGGTTTGAATGGCGTTGCCCGCGTAGATCGGCCGCTCGAACGTGTCCGCGCTCACCACGCGCGTGATCTCGGAGATCTGCGCGACATCCAGCAGCGCGGCCACGCGAGGCGCGACGTTCTTGCCGGCGCTCGTGGCGGCAAAAAGGATGTGCCCATAGTTGGCGGCCACGGCCAGCACTTGTGCCGCGACGTTTTCGGCGAGCGCGTCGGCGAGTGCCGCGCCGTCGGCGTGCAGTACCTTCGCGACGCCCGCAATGCGCGACGCCGCCTCAGCCGCGCCTGCCGCGTTCTGGCCCGCCACCAGCACGTGCACTTCAGTGCCGCATTGGAGAGCGGCCGTCACCGTGTTGAGCGTGGCCGACTTGATCGAAAGGTGGTCGTGCTCGGCGACGACCAGAACCGGTTTACCAGCAGTCATTTGCATTCCTTCAGATCACTTTCGCTTCGTTCTTCAGCTTCGCAACCAGCGTCGCGACGTCGGGCACCTTGACGCCGGCCGCGCGGCCGGCTGGCTCCGCGGTCTTGAGCGTGACGAGGCGCGGCGCGACGTCCACGCCGAGTTGCGCGGGCGTGGTCGTGTCGAGCGGCTTTTTCTTGGCCTTCATGATGTTGGGGAGCGTGGCGTAGCGCGGCTCGTTCAGGCGCAAGTCGGTCGTCACGATCGCCGGCAGCGCAAGCTGCACGGTCTCGAGGCCGCCGTCGATCTCGCGTGTCACACGCGCCTTGCCCTCGGAAATCTCGAGCTTGCTCGCGAACGTCGCCTGCGGGCGAGCGGTGAGCGCGGCCAGCATCTGGCCCGTCTGGTTGCAGTCGTCGTCGATGGCCTGTTTGCCGAGAATCACGAGCTGCGGCGCCTCCTGCTCGATCAGCGCCTTGAGGAGCTTGGCGACGGCGAGCGGTTCGAGCGCGGCGTCCGTCTCGATCAGCACGCCTCGGTCGGCGCCGATCGCCATGGCCGTGCGCAGCGTCTCCTGGCATGCGGCGGGACCGCACGACACGGCGACCACTTCGCTCGCCACGCCCTGCTCCTTGAGCCGCACGGCCTCCTCCACGGCGATTTCGTCGAACGGATTGATGCTCATCTTGACGTTAGCGAGATCGACGCCCGAGCCGTCCGCCTTGACGCGAACCTTCACGTTGGCGTCCACCACGCGTTTGATTGCTACCAACACCTTCATGTCTTCC
The Paraburkholderia acidiphila genome window above contains:
- a CDS encoding electron transfer flavoprotein subunit beta/FixA family protein, coding for MKVLVAIKRVVDANVKVRVKADGSGVDLANVKMSINPFDEIAVEEAVRLKEQGVASEVVAVSCGPAACQETLRTAMAIGADRGVLIETDAALEPLAVAKLLKALIEQEAPQLVILGKQAIDDDCNQTGQMLAALTARPQATFASKLEISEGKARVTREIDGGLETVQLALPAIVTTDLRLNEPRYATLPNIMKAKKKPLDTTTPAQLGVDVAPRLVTLKTAEPAGRAAGVKVPDVATLVAKLKNEAKVI